A stretch of the Longimicrobium sp. genome encodes the following:
- a CDS encoding ABC transporter permease, which produces MPSPLSSVRVGVAALRVNPLRTTLSTLGVIIGVASIVAVLSLGDGMEAFARSQIAGTTALQNVFISPATHDTVDGIAVARERITLFTAGDVADAARRIPGLSAAAVTVSGTTLMDDPRGGRPRAARVTAATPGAAALYGVEMGRGRFFTGAEVARDSAVAVVSDATARALSPDGDAARALGMTVRLRGTPLRVVGVVAPDTAARGLAVYVPLGAGPRVMSAAEAGRPRMLVLKAARVEGVDSVTRATEAWLRRRFGGGTKDFQVGTYRARAEQASRAFLLFKVFMGAIAGISLLVGGIGIMNVLLASVTERTREIGIRKAVGARRRDIVLQFLSEAVAITGSGSLLGLLLGLAAAFGITAAMRASLGAPVHAGLSVSTMLVAALSAIVVGLSFGTWPALRAARLSPIDAIRHE; this is translated from the coding sequence ATGCCCTCCCCCCTCTCCTCCGTGCGTGTCGGCGTGGCCGCGCTGCGCGTGAACCCGCTGCGCACCACGCTCTCCACGCTGGGCGTGATCATCGGCGTGGCCTCGATCGTGGCCGTGCTGTCGCTGGGCGACGGGATGGAGGCGTTCGCCCGCAGCCAGATCGCCGGTACCACCGCGCTGCAGAACGTCTTCATCTCCCCCGCCACGCACGACACGGTGGACGGGATCGCCGTCGCGCGCGAGCGGATCACGCTCTTCACCGCGGGCGACGTGGCGGATGCGGCGCGGCGCATCCCCGGGCTCTCGGCCGCGGCGGTGACGGTCAGCGGGACGACGCTGATGGACGATCCGCGCGGAGGCCGCCCGCGCGCCGCCCGAGTCACCGCGGCCACGCCGGGTGCCGCGGCGCTGTACGGGGTGGAGATGGGGCGCGGGCGCTTCTTCACCGGCGCCGAGGTGGCGCGGGATTCTGCCGTCGCCGTCGTCTCCGACGCCACCGCGCGCGCCCTCTCGCCGGATGGCGATGCCGCGCGGGCGCTGGGGATGACGGTGCGGCTGCGGGGGACGCCGCTGCGCGTGGTGGGCGTCGTGGCGCCCGACACGGCGGCACGCGGGCTGGCGGTGTACGTGCCGCTGGGCGCCGGCCCACGCGTGATGAGCGCGGCCGAGGCCGGGCGCCCGCGCATGCTGGTGCTGAAGGCGGCGCGCGTGGAAGGAGTGGATTCGGTCACGCGCGCGACCGAGGCGTGGCTGCGGCGGCGGTTCGGCGGGGGGACGAAGGACTTTCAGGTGGGCACCTACCGCGCGCGCGCCGAGCAGGCCAGCCGGGCGTTCCTGCTCTTCAAGGTGTTCATGGGCGCCATCGCGGGGATCTCGCTGCTGGTGGGCGGGATCGGGATCATGAACGTGCTGCTGGCCTCGGTGACCGAGCGCACGCGCGAGATCGGCATCCGCAAGGCCGTCGGCGCGCGCCGCCGCGACATCGTGCTGCAGTTCCTCTCCGAGGCCGTGGCCATCACCGGCTCGGGGAGCCTGCTGGGGCTGCTGCTGGGCCTGGCCGCCGCGTTCGGCATCACCGCCGCGATGCGGGCGTCGCTCGGCGCGCCGGTGCACGCCGGCCTCTCCGTCTCCACCATGCTGGTGGCCGCGCTGTCGGCCATCGTCGTCGGCCTCAGCTTCGGCACCTGGCCCGCGCTCCGCGCCGCCCGCCTCTCGCCGATCGACGCCATCCGCCACGAGTGA